A DNA window from Nitrospira sp. contains the following coding sequences:
- a CDS encoding 4'-phosphopantetheinyl transferase (MaGe:77307797), whose protein sequence is MSPQSVRAQPSIRMEFIPIRELVKIPAERRRSLSASTIDLWPVALAIGEEAEYNRCLDWLDRQERARAARLLRQQDRERYVLAHGGLRFILGRYLGLTPSRIEFRTTATGKPALAGLRSEQTTLTFNLSHAHGNALIAVGQGRAVGVDVEMIREDVEALKLAERFFSSREQQYLRATPPASRSLEFFHYWVAKEAVLKAEGIGLASLQACEIDWSRGSAHGGVSVELGGGSLRPWVVRTLDCGPGWVGAVAAQGADWTIHPCHADSD, encoded by the coding sequence ATGAGTCCCCAATCGGTCCGAGCGCAGCCGAGTATCAGGATGGAGTTCATCCCGATTCGCGAGCTTGTCAAGATTCCTGCCGAGCGCCGCCGGTCCCTTTCAGCCTCGACAATCGACCTCTGGCCAGTGGCTCTTGCCATCGGTGAGGAGGCTGAGTACAACCGGTGCCTGGATTGGCTCGATCGACAGGAGCGGGCAAGGGCTGCGCGATTGCTTCGACAGCAGGACCGCGAACGGTATGTGCTGGCTCACGGCGGATTGCGGTTTATCCTGGGGCGCTATCTCGGCCTCACGCCATCCCGCATCGAGTTCCGTACGACGGCTACGGGAAAGCCTGCCTTGGCAGGCCTCCGGTCTGAACAGACGACACTGACCTTCAATCTTTCGCATGCGCATGGCAATGCCCTCATCGCGGTGGGACAGGGGCGGGCGGTCGGGGTCGATGTGGAAATGATCAGAGAAGACGTGGAAGCGCTCAAGCTGGCGGAACGGTTTTTTTCAAGCCGCGAGCAGCAGTACTTACGCGCCACTCCCCCTGCATCGCGCAGCCTGGAATTCTTTCATTACTGGGTTGCAAAAGAAGCGGTGTTGAAAGCCGAAGGGATTGGATTAGCCTCGTTGCAGGCTTGTGAAATAGACTGGTCTCGTGGGTCGGCGCATGGCGGAGTATCGGTGGAACTCGGAGGCGGTTCTCTTCGGCCCTGGGTCGTCAGGACTCTGGATT